One Candidatus Hydrogenedentota bacterium genomic region harbors:
- a CDS encoding DUF4838 domain-containing protein: MRSRLCHVAFLLYVGVAIPAWPQSIWVSSDLYDQVSVVLAANAPAEQKHAAEVFLKYWKITTGHDATISPKPEKRVNVWIGRNVIPEELLIDLKTEGLGPDGFILDTLREPAGEKGSAALLSDRHLLVLGGKRGSIYAIYHFFEEYMGVRWLAPGVLHVPEHAPPALPEVRARIVPCFEYRYTDYAENADDPDFREAHKLLQKNEFGAFAHTAYDLVPPEKFYAEHPEYYSLVDAQRRAPASIDWRDPREIRQHPELQGQLCFSNPQVAAAIAAELRARIKENPEPKIWSVSQMDWGNYCECDGCQAIDQREGTHAGALLTCVNRVARALKSEFPEHRIETLAYQWSRRPPRQLAPEPNVIVRLCTAECDFARPLTYPKFQENVAFQSDIAKWAELTNNLYIWDYAANLWNFQLPHPNVQVIQPNMQFFKERGAIGVFEQGCPAPGGEFAELRQYLVAKCLWQPDADGRALASEFIDLFYGPAAPGIKEYLALMSQAVLDSEVPMTCFDTGAWMDFEVLTKAQDIFKKASEAVGDQEPYKQRLGLAYVPVQYASLICPPELKYSRYEVTVRRPPSPTLEEYLETLKGHGVTQTVCGQPFEAVVDQAGGTTPSRRVDSELRVLENEYFLIWVAPSLQGSVIRWHDKKNSLELLRGFQSYGRGPGTLQDWTHKLGEGGRPLASPYKLISQTLYALTLETTMENGLNVKRVMELRPATPEFTVTLILTNGSGQPLAPNVKVHPEFTIPGESLPEIWLERSGRWEKITSSALTPEPVLSEYLAPFDGYRWAFRLPDVSVTLINQFVSYQIDGLYYYCNAQESARHINLELFPKQEPLAPGKSRQLKSTYITTSKRPEQF; the protein is encoded by the coding sequence GTGAGAAGCCGCCTTTGTCATGTCGCGTTTCTGCTATACGTGGGCGTGGCCATACCCGCTTGGCCACAGTCGATATGGGTCTCCTCCGACCTTTATGACCAGGTCAGCGTGGTCCTTGCGGCAAATGCCCCGGCCGAACAGAAACACGCCGCGGAAGTTTTCTTGAAATACTGGAAAATCACCACTGGCCACGACGCAACCATCTCCCCAAAACCCGAAAAGCGCGTGAATGTCTGGATAGGGCGAAATGTGATTCCGGAAGAGCTTCTGATCGACCTGAAGACCGAGGGATTGGGACCGGATGGGTTCATCCTGGATACACTCCGGGAACCGGCTGGGGAAAAGGGTTCCGCAGCATTACTGAGCGATCGTCACTTGCTGGTCCTTGGCGGCAAGAGGGGGAGCATCTACGCCATTTACCACTTTTTTGAAGAGTACATGGGGGTTCGATGGTTGGCCCCAGGCGTGCTGCACGTTCCCGAACATGCCCCGCCAGCGTTGCCCGAGGTCCGGGCCCGGATTGTTCCGTGCTTCGAGTACCGTTACACGGACTACGCGGAAAACGCTGACGATCCGGATTTCCGCGAGGCGCATAAGTTGTTACAGAAAAATGAGTTCGGCGCATTTGCTCACACGGCATATGACCTTGTGCCGCCAGAGAAGTTCTACGCGGAGCATCCCGAATACTACTCGCTTGTGGATGCTCAACGGCGTGCGCCGGCAAGCATAGACTGGCGTGACCCGCGCGAGATCCGGCAGCATCCGGAACTTCAGGGCCAACTCTGCTTCTCGAATCCGCAAGTGGCCGCGGCGATAGCCGCGGAGCTGCGCGCACGCATCAAGGAGAATCCTGAACCTAAGATCTGGAGCGTATCCCAGATGGATTGGGGGAACTATTGCGAATGCGACGGGTGCCAAGCCATAGATCAACGTGAGGGAACTCATGCCGGGGCCCTGCTAACGTGCGTGAACCGCGTAGCACGGGCACTGAAGAGCGAGTTCCCGGAACACCGCATCGAAACCCTCGCATATCAATGGTCGCGAAGACCGCCACGGCAGCTCGCCCCCGAGCCCAACGTCATCGTCCGCCTGTGCACTGCCGAATGCGATTTTGCCCGCCCGCTCACATACCCGAAATTCCAGGAGAATGTTGCGTTTCAAAGCGATATCGCGAAATGGGCAGAACTCACCAACAACCTTTACATTTGGGATTACGCAGCGAACTTGTGGAATTTCCAGCTGCCTCATCCGAACGTTCAGGTCATCCAGCCTAACATGCAGTTCTTCAAAGAACGCGGCGCCATCGGAGTATTTGAACAAGGTTGTCCTGCACCGGGAGGCGAGTTTGCCGAGCTGCGCCAGTATCTGGTGGCGAAATGCCTATGGCAACCCGACGCGGACGGCCGCGCGCTGGCTTCCGAATTCATAGACCTCTTTTACGGTCCGGCGGCGCCAGGGATCAAGGAATACCTCGCGTTGATGTCGCAAGCGGTGCTGGACTCCGAGGTCCCCATGACCTGTTTCGATACGGGAGCGTGGATGGATTTCGAAGTGCTCACGAAGGCACAAGACATATTCAAGAAGGCATCCGAAGCGGTTGGAGACCAGGAACCCTACAAGCAGCGCCTCGGCCTCGCTTATGTGCCGGTGCAGTACGCGTCCCTCATCTGCCCGCCGGAACTGAAATACTCACGCTACGAGGTTACCGTACGGCGGCCGCCCAGTCCCACCCTCGAGGAGTACCTCGAAACCCTGAAGGGCCACGGCGTGACCCAGACCGTTTGTGGACAGCCTTTCGAGGCCGTTGTCGACCAGGCTGGAGGCACAACGCCCTCGCGCCGGGTCGACTCGGAATTGCGCGTCCTCGAAAACGAATACTTCCTCATATGGGTTGCGCCTTCCCTCCAGGGTTCGGTCATCCGCTGGCATGATAAAAAGAACTCACTCGAACTGCTTCGCGGTTTTCAATCGTACGGGAGAGGACCCGGCACGCTGCAAGATTGGACCCACAAGCTCGGAGAAGGAGGCCGTCCCCTCGCGTCTCCCTACAAGCTTATCAGTCAGACCCTCTATGCCTTGACTCTTGAAACAACCATGGAGAATGGGTTGAACGTAAAGCGCGTGATGGAATTGCGGCCCGCGACGCCCGAATTTACCGTGACTCTGATCCTGACCAACGGAAGCGGCCAACCCCTGGCGCCCAATGTCAAGGTCCATCCGGAATTCACCATCCCAGGAGAATCCCTTCCGGAAATCTGGCTTGAACGCTCCGGACGCTGGGAAAAGATCACCTCCAGTGCCTTGACACCCGAGCCGGTCCTTAGCGAGTATCTAGCCCCCTTCGATGGCTACCGCTGGGCCTTCCGGCTGCCAGACGTGAGCGTCACGCTCATTAACCAATTCGTTTCCTACCAGATAGACGGCCTCTATTACTACTGTAATGCGCAAGAAAGCGCCCGCCACATAAACCTGGAACTGTTTCCCAAACAGGAGCCCTTGGCGCCCGGCAAGAGCCGCCAGCTCAAGTCCACATACATCACAACCAGCAAGCGCCCGGAACAGTTCTGA
- a CDS encoding secondary thiamine-phosphate synthase enzyme YjbQ, translating to MVHQAIMEITTSRHGETHDLTPEVRKIVVASRIRTGTCHIFNVGSTAAIGTIEYESGLQEDIGAVLERLIPPSRDYGHEKAWHDGNGHSHLQATLMGPELTVPVSGGAPVLGTWQQIFHLECDIKPRTRRIVVTVSGE from the coding sequence ATGGTTCATCAGGCGATCATGGAAATCACCACCAGCCGGCACGGTGAAACGCACGACCTTACGCCGGAAGTGCGCAAAATCGTCGTAGCATCGCGGATTCGTACGGGAACGTGCCACATTTTCAACGTGGGCAGCACGGCAGCTATCGGGACTATCGAGTACGAGTCCGGACTCCAAGAGGACATCGGCGCGGTGCTGGAACGCCTTATCCCTCCCAGCCGGGACTATGGCCACGAGAAGGCGTGGCATGACGGCAACGGTCATTCGCATTTGCAGGCCACTTTGATGGGGCCGGAGTTGACCGTGCCCGTCTCGGGCGGCGCGCCAGTTCTTGGAACCTGGCAGCAGATTTTTCATCTCGAGTGCGACATCAAGCCCCGCACACGCCGGATCGTTGTCACGGTCTCGGGCGAGTGA